A genomic stretch from Acetobacter ascendens includes:
- the tnpC gene encoding IS66 family transposase, with amino-acid sequence MTHAPAVLPDDPDILREMIVSLQTEVARLSASARAYEALVQSLKIRIARLQKQKFGASSEKIDREIEQLELLLEDVKIAIAAADPSPDIREHDDSDGVVSSPRRRGKPKVSDTTPRERIVLDPGEACPACGGPLRLVGEDVTEILDFIAAKLKVVETARLKKSCRHCETMVQPEAPSRPVPRGMAGPGLLAHILVSKFDDHIPLYRQNEIFSRQGVDIPRSTLIDWCGQAVAVLRPLTDLIRQDVVKADLLHADDTPIQVLDPRLRQAGKPRGVKEGRIWTYLRDPRPWGGSDPPAVAYWFSPDRKGINPQTHLAQFRGILQADAYAGFRDLYKPDATGTVHVREAACWAHLRRAFHDVWKGSDSTIAREALEQIGELYDIERQLTGSPAPYRLAVRQEKSRPRVTAFHAWCETQFARIPGKGELAKAIRYALNRWAAFTLFLEDGRVAIDNNPAERAIRPVCVGRKNYLFAGSDAGGDNIADAMTLIESAKLSGINPHDYLADVLARINEHKINRLHELLPWNWQPLNTPHRQAA; translated from the coding sequence ATGACGCATGCGCCCGCGGTCCTGCCTGATGATCCAGATATCCTGAGGGAAATGATTGTTTCCCTGCAGACTGAAGTGGCTCGGCTTTCCGCTTCAGCCCGTGCGTATGAAGCTCTTGTCCAGTCTCTCAAAATCCGGATCGCGCGTCTTCAGAAACAGAAATTCGGGGCCAGTTCAGAAAAGATAGACCGTGAGATTGAACAGCTCGAACTGCTTCTTGAAGATGTGAAAATCGCCATCGCGGCAGCCGATCCTTCTCCTGACATCAGGGAGCACGATGACAGCGATGGTGTGGTCTCTTCCCCCAGACGGCGCGGCAAACCAAAGGTTTCCGACACGACACCACGGGAGCGTATTGTTCTCGACCCGGGCGAGGCCTGTCCCGCCTGTGGCGGTCCCCTACGCCTCGTTGGCGAAGATGTCACCGAAATACTGGACTTTATTGCGGCAAAACTGAAAGTTGTCGAAACGGCACGGCTGAAGAAATCCTGCCGTCATTGCGAAACAATGGTACAGCCTGAAGCACCGTCGCGCCCTGTCCCACGGGGCATGGCTGGCCCCGGGCTGCTGGCCCATATCCTGGTCTCAAAATTCGATGATCACATTCCGCTTTATCGTCAGAATGAGATCTTTTCCCGTCAGGGTGTGGACATTCCCCGTTCAACCCTGATCGACTGGTGTGGTCAGGCCGTTGCCGTTCTGCGTCCTCTCACAGATCTGATCCGTCAGGATGTCGTAAAGGCAGACCTGCTGCATGCCGATGATACACCCATCCAGGTTCTTGATCCTCGCCTGCGTCAGGCTGGGAAACCACGTGGTGTGAAGGAAGGGCGGATCTGGACCTATCTGCGCGATCCCCGCCCCTGGGGCGGGAGTGATCCGCCCGCCGTGGCCTACTGGTTCTCTCCCGATCGCAAGGGGATCAATCCCCAGACCCATCTGGCACAGTTCCGGGGCATTCTGCAGGCTGACGCCTACGCGGGGTTCAGGGATCTGTATAAACCCGATGCAACGGGAACCGTGCATGTGCGCGAAGCGGCCTGCTGGGCTCATCTCCGCAGGGCCTTCCATGATGTCTGGAAGGGCAGTGATTCGACAATCGCAAGGGAAGCACTCGAGCAGATCGGGGAACTCTACGATATCGAGCGGCAGCTCACCGGGTCTCCTGCTCCGTATCGTCTGGCTGTCCGACAGGAAAAAAGCCGCCCTCGTGTCACAGCATTCCACGCATGGTGCGAAACACAGTTCGCCCGTATCCCAGGCAAGGGGGAACTGGCAAAAGCAATCCGTTATGCGCTCAACCGGTGGGCAGCCTTTACCCTCTTCCTCGAAGATGGTCGTGTTGCCATCGACAACAATCCTGCCGAACGGGCCATACGACCGGTATGCGTCGGGCGGAAAAACTATCTGTTTGCCGGTTCAGACGCCGGGGGCGACAACATCGCTGATGCCATGACGCTTATCGAAAGCGCAAAACTCTCAGGCATCAACCCGCACGATTACCTCGCCGACGTCCTGGCCCGTATCAACGAGCACAAGATCAATCGGCTCCACGAACTATTGCCATGGAATTGGCAACCCCTGAATACACCGCACAGACAGGCCGCATAA
- the tnpA gene encoding IS66-like element accessory protein TnpA: MAQEILIGVERRRRWSDERKLAILAEVGVDGASVSDVARRHDLTRQHLYQWRTSFRHRLSSPDQSVAFVPVAAVKTPALVSGDDNEGLAIMLRNGRSIKVTGHPAEEFLAKIIRIAETA, encoded by the coding sequence ATGGCTCAAGAAATCCTGATTGGCGTTGAACGCCGTCGCCGCTGGTCGGATGAACGCAAGCTTGCGATACTGGCTGAAGTTGGTGTGGACGGGGCAAGTGTATCGGATGTGGCCCGTCGGCATGACCTGACCCGTCAACATCTTTACCAATGGCGGACGTCTTTCCGCCACAGACTGTCTTCCCCGGATCAGTCTGTGGCGTTTGTTCCTGTCGCTGCAGTGAAGACACCTGCTCTGGTCTCTGGCGATGATAATGAAGGGCTGGCCATTATGCTGCGTAATGGCCGCAGTATCAAGGTGACGGGACATCCTGCAGAAGAGTTTCTGGCGAAGATCATCCGGATTGCCGAGACAGCATGA
- a CDS encoding glutathione S-transferase family protein produces MIKLYYTPGACSLAFHIILNETRLPFGLEKVDLKTKTLEDGRDYLKINPRGAVPAIEISPGVVLTQNVAILPYIGNLSDIAAFRPAEGSLDRSRMLEALGFCEDVHSAFGMLFTPDLADTTHALCLKTVTRRLEQLERLLESNGTDYLLPAGFSQPDALMAVILSWATPLEIDLAAYPKGNGPFWAALIMRPVCAVYSGVANSMAIVRGAD; encoded by the coding sequence ATGATAAAATTATATTACACTCCGGGTGCCTGCTCTTTAGCATTTCATATTATTTTAAACGAAACACGCCTGCCCTTCGGCCTGGAAAAGGTGGACCTAAAAACCAAGACATTGGAAGACGGTCGAGATTATCTTAAGATCAATCCACGCGGTGCTGTTCCTGCCATCGAAATTTCACCCGGCGTAGTGCTGACTCAAAACGTGGCTATTCTGCCATATATTGGCAATCTTTCTGATATTGCTGCTTTTCGGCCAGCAGAAGGTTCCTTAGATCGCTCACGTATGCTGGAAGCATTGGGCTTTTGTGAAGATGTGCACAGTGCTTTTGGTATGCTCTTCACTCCAGATCTGGCCGATACCACACACGCACTTTGCCTGAAAACAGTCACCCGGCGGTTGGAACAACTTGAGCGACTGCTGGAAAGCAATGGTACAGACTATTTGCTTCCTGCTGGGTTTAGCCAGCCAGATGCCCTTATGGCCGTAATTTTAAGCTGGGCAACCCCTTTAGAGATAGATCTTGCAGCTTACCCCAAAGGTAACGGGCCGTTCTGGGCCGCCTTGATTATGCGGCCTGTCTGTGCGGTGTATTCAGGGGTTGCCAATTCCATGGCAATAGTTCGTGGAGCCGATTGA
- the fdhE gene encoding formate dehydrogenase accessory protein FdhE has protein sequence MRSETDIVPLDKRTPGVQAIEPLIFPVLEAVYTRREKRLRLLAEQQGEAKGEYFKFLAYLVEAQQILKHMPLGAADVSAIRAVPKQGCDQDHLEKLLLEIPSWQQAFLFLVQQVGCVVPETTRTMLEECGQDVPALTKQAANLLCGNYTQVDAGLAVILWAALSVCWAQAVEQDQQHIQQTQPVGEAKLCPCCGAQPVASLVLGGDREGLRYLQCSLCETRWHRVRGICVECGASAHLEHWTFEDLKAPVQIESCGDCKTYLKVFRLDYDPERDAVADDLGSFVLDTAVEQQGFARAGLNPFSFPG, from the coding sequence ATGCGTTCTGAAACCGATATTGTTCCGCTGGATAAACGCACACCGGGCGTGCAGGCTATTGAGCCATTGATTTTCCCGGTGCTGGAAGCTGTCTATACACGCAGGGAAAAACGGCTTCGCTTGCTGGCAGAACAACAGGGTGAAGCGAAGGGAGAATATTTTAAGTTCCTTGCTTATCTTGTTGAAGCGCAGCAGATTTTGAAACATATGCCACTTGGTGCAGCAGATGTTTCTGCTATTCGTGCAGTGCCAAAGCAGGGGTGTGATCAAGATCACCTTGAAAAACTGTTGCTGGAAATACCATCCTGGCAACAGGCATTTTTATTTTTGGTGCAGCAGGTAGGTTGTGTTGTACCAGAAACAACGCGCACAATGTTGGAAGAGTGCGGGCAAGATGTTCCGGCTTTAACAAAGCAGGCTGCCAACTTGTTGTGTGGAAATTATACACAGGTTGATGCCGGGTTAGCCGTTATACTCTGGGCTGCTTTGTCTGTTTGTTGGGCGCAGGCAGTAGAACAGGATCAGCAACATATTCAGCAGACACAACCTGTTGGAGAGGCTAAATTATGCCCATGTTGTGGTGCCCAGCCGGTAGCAAGCCTTGTATTGGGAGGTGACCGTGAAGGGCTGCGTTACCTTCAGTGCAGTTTGTGTGAGACACGTTGGCACAGAGTGCGCGGTATCTGTGTAGAATGCGGTGCCTCTGCTCATCTTGAACACTGGACGTTTGAAGATTTGAAAGCTCCTGTTCAAATAGAAAGCTGCGGAGATTGTAAAACATATCTGAAGGTTTTTCGGTTGGACTATGATCCAGAACGAGATGCGGTTGCAGATGATCTGGGTAGCTTTGTTTTGGATACAGCCGTGGAACAGCAGGGGTTTGCACGCGCAGGTTTGAATCCGTTCTCATTTCCCGGGTAA
- the fdhD gene encoding formate dehydrogenase accessory sulfurtransferase FdhD, whose amino-acid sequence MAEDISFSIALPCEAERISWPQGHESTDITREHITLMVAEEVPLALVYNGIDYAVMMITPHDVHDFVVGFSFTEDIISSVTDLRKIDITTQSDGLRADMRVNAEALRKVLARTRRPIAGRTGCGICGADMESITSRKISGVIGQEPDADAIHKALENLRNHQVLNKGVGMLHAAAWCLPNGHILHMREDVGRHNALDKLIGYGLRHQLDFTQGFCFLTSRCSYEMAAKAVAAGMSAVVSLSAPTALAVRTARAAGLVLISPARTTGMYVVSPAPQDQQSI is encoded by the coding sequence ATGGCGGAAGATATATCCTTTTCTATAGCGCTGCCGTGTGAAGCGGAACGGATAAGCTGGCCGCAAGGGCATGAAAGCACGGATATTACGCGAGAGCACATTACACTTATGGTGGCAGAGGAGGTGCCTCTTGCTTTGGTATATAATGGTATTGATTATGCGGTCATGATGATAACACCGCATGATGTACATGATTTTGTTGTGGGTTTTTCTTTTACAGAAGATATTATTTCTTCCGTTACAGATTTGCGGAAAATAGACATAACAACACAGTCTGATGGCTTACGTGCTGATATGCGGGTAAATGCAGAAGCCTTGCGCAAGGTTCTCGCGCGTACGCGCCGCCCAATAGCCGGACGGACGGGGTGCGGAATTTGTGGTGCGGACATGGAGAGTATAACAAGCCGGAAAATATCTGGTGTAATAGGGCAGGAGCCTGATGCAGATGCAATCCATAAAGCATTAGAAAATTTAAGGAATCATCAGGTTTTAAATAAAGGCGTAGGTATGTTGCATGCAGCAGCATGGTGCCTGCCTAATGGCCATATTTTACATATGCGAGAAGATGTTGGCCGCCATAATGCTTTGGATAAGCTGATAGGTTATGGGCTAAGGCATCAATTAGATTTCACACAGGGATTTTGTTTTTTAACAAGTCGCTGTTCTTATGAGATGGCAGCAAAAGCCGTTGCTGCTGGTATGTCTGCTGTAGTGTCGCTTTCTGCACCTACAGCACTTGCAGTACGCACGGCACGTGCTGCAGGATTGGTGTTGATTTCTCCTGCGCGTACAACCGGCATGTATGTGGTTTCTCCTGCCCCACAGGATCAACAGAGTATCTAA
- the mobA gene encoding molybdenum cofactor guanylyltransferase produces MKIAGLILAGGQASRMHGQDKAFLDTGKGLSLDRVFARLQQECSTVAISANGDSARFDAWHCPVLPDFMHDVGPLAGVLSGLEWAESSGYTTLITIPVDTPFIPAGLVAALVPAPSYACCGERSHPLVAAWPVSARAALAAQLSFLTQENKKHQTRVRTLANTLGARAVDFPLVEGMDPFMNINTPQDLMLAQKYCASVRNVEAEGGKG; encoded by the coding sequence ATGAAAATAGCGGGGCTGATATTAGCTGGTGGGCAGGCAAGCCGAATGCATGGGCAGGATAAGGCCTTTTTAGATACAGGGAAGGGTCTTTCTTTAGATCGTGTTTTTGCACGTTTGCAGCAAGAATGTAGTACCGTCGCTATTAGCGCTAATGGTGATTCTGCACGATTTGATGCGTGGCACTGTCCGGTTTTGCCAGATTTCATGCATGATGTGGGGCCATTGGCCGGGGTGTTAAGCGGTTTGGAATGGGCAGAAAGTAGCGGGTACACTACGCTCATAACAATACCGGTGGATACGCCGTTTATTCCTGCCGGGCTTGTGGCTGCACTTGTGCCTGCACCTTCATATGCGTGTTGTGGGGAACGGTCTCATCCATTGGTAGCGGCATGGCCTGTTTCTGCTAGGGCAGCGCTAGCAGCGCAGCTATCTTTTCTGACACAGGAGAATAAAAAGCATCAAACACGTGTGCGCACACTGGCAAATACCTTGGGGGCACGTGCTGTAGATTTTCCTCTGGTAGAGGGAATGGATCCTTTTATGAATATCAACACGCCTCAAGATCTTATGCTTGCCCAAAAATATTGCGCTTCTGTGCGTAATGTTGAGGCCGAAGGAGGAAAGGGGTGA
- a CDS encoding formate dehydrogenase subunit gamma, which translates to MDTKNLVLRTKFMDRLCHWTMVACFFLVALSGISWFFPSLNWLGYVLGPPQMARLLHPFLGITVFVLLMCMCVRFVHHNLFVRTDITWFRHIVDVLMNKHGAKLQIGKYNAGQKILFWGIMSLISLLLVSGFMIWRAYFAMYFPIPVLRLALLAHSVAGLGLILLVVGHIYMGIWVRGSIGGMVTGYVSRAWARQHHDRWYEEEVLPAETSSAKRPH; encoded by the coding sequence ATGGATACCAAAAATCTTGTTCTGCGCACAAAGTTTATGGATCGGCTTTGCCATTGGACAATGGTTGCCTGTTTTTTTCTGGTCGCGCTTTCTGGAATCTCGTGGTTTTTTCCTAGCCTGAACTGGCTTGGCTATGTGCTCGGGCCACCGCAGATGGCGCGGTTGCTGCACCCGTTTCTTGGTATAACAGTTTTTGTATTGCTGATGTGTATGTGTGTGCGTTTTGTGCACCATAACTTGTTTGTACGCACGGATATCACATGGTTTCGCCATATTGTTGATGTGCTGATGAACAAGCATGGCGCGAAATTGCAGATTGGTAAATACAATGCAGGGCAGAAGATACTGTTCTGGGGTATTATGTCACTTATCAGCCTGTTGCTGGTGAGCGGGTTCATGATCTGGCGCGCCTATTTTGCCATGTATTTTCCCATCCCTGTGCTAAGGCTGGCTTTGTTGGCTCATTCTGTTGCCGGACTTGGGCTTATCCTGTTGGTGGTGGGCCATATCTATATGGGCATATGGGTGCGGGGTTCTATTGGCGGCATGGTTACAGGTTACGTCTCCCGTGCATGGGCGCGGCAGCATCATGATCGGTGGTATGAAGAGGAAGTGTTACCTGCTGAAACATCTTCTGCAAAACGGCCACACTAA
- the fdxH gene encoding formate dehydrogenase subunit beta has protein sequence MSMQSQDIIRRSATNGLTPSPQARRHEQEVAKLIDVSLCTGCKGCQVACSEWNDLRDEVGHNVGVYDNPADLAAETWTVIRFDEVEDEGGKLEWLLRKEGCMHCEDPGCLKACPSPGAILQFANGIVDFQSEQCIGCGYCIAGCPFDIPRINTKDNKAYKCTLCADRVAVGQEPACVKTCPTGAISFGSKAEMKDLAENRVEDLKSRGHEGAGLYDPPGVGGTHVMYVLTHADNPTLYHRLPAEPHISPVVRGWKEWLKPVGALGFIATLAGAFAHYMAVGPNSTDETLPEVPEKELVEADEKPDQNGRDA, from the coding sequence ATGAGCATGCAGTCACAGGACATCATTCGCCGTTCCGCCACCAATGGGCTGACACCATCACCTCAGGCGCGGCGACATGAGCAGGAAGTCGCCAAACTGATAGACGTTTCCCTCTGTACGGGGTGCAAGGGATGTCAGGTTGCCTGTTCGGAATGGAATGATCTGCGAGATGAGGTTGGTCACAACGTAGGGGTGTATGACAACCCCGCAGACCTGGCGGCAGAAACATGGACCGTCATTCGCTTTGATGAGGTGGAGGACGAAGGTGGCAAGCTGGAATGGTTACTGCGCAAGGAAGGTTGTATGCACTGCGAGGATCCGGGCTGCTTAAAGGCTTGTCCAAGTCCTGGGGCTATTTTGCAGTTTGCCAACGGTATTGTGGATTTTCAGTCTGAACAGTGCATTGGCTGTGGGTACTGCATTGCGGGGTGCCCGTTTGATATTCCGCGCATCAATACAAAAGATAACAAAGCTTATAAATGCACCTTGTGTGCAGATAGGGTTGCCGTAGGGCAGGAACCCGCATGTGTAAAAACTTGCCCGACCGGTGCTATATCCTTTGGTTCCAAAGCGGAAATGAAGGATTTGGCAGAAAACCGCGTGGAAGATCTAAAAAGCCGAGGCCATGAAGGCGCAGGATTGTATGATCCACCGGGTGTAGGCGGTACACATGTTATGTATGTGCTGACGCATGCCGATAATCCAACTCTTTACCATAGGCTACCAGCCGAACCTCATATCAGCCCGGTTGTGCGTGGTTGGAAGGAATGGCTGAAACCAGTTGGTGCACTTGGCTTTATTGCCACATTGGCAGGGGCTTTTGCGCATTACATGGCAGTTGGCCCCAATAGCACGGATGAAACATTGCCAGAAGTTCCTGAAAAGGAACTGGTAGAAGCAGATGAAAAGCCGGACCAAAACGGGAGGGATGCGTAA
- the mobB gene encoding molybdopterin-guanine dinucleotide biosynthesis protein B: MISQRTQLIFGIIGRSGSGKTHLISRLLPAFCNLGLRVSTIKHTHHGVDMDKPGKDTFAHRQNGAAEVMLATPERWVLQHECNNTLPTISDLLQRMEPVDLVLVEGFHATIPTCLEVWRPTIGKTPLFPQTPGIVAVASDNSIISNVPDNLTILDMNDTMAIAAYIRTHAYAFKLSN, translated from the coding sequence ATGATATCTCAGCGCACGCAGCTTATTTTTGGCATTATCGGCCGTAGTGGGTCTGGCAAAACGCATTTAATATCACGATTACTTCCTGCTTTTTGTAATCTTGGTTTACGTGTCTCAACCATTAAGCACACGCACCACGGTGTAGACATGGACAAACCCGGTAAAGATACCTTTGCACACAGGCAAAATGGCGCTGCTGAAGTGATGCTCGCCACCCCTGAACGATGGGTGCTTCAACATGAATGCAATAATACCCTCCCCACCATATCTGATTTGCTCCAGCGCATGGAGCCTGTCGATCTGGTGCTGGTAGAAGGCTTTCATGCAACTATACCGACCTGCCTAGAAGTGTGGAGACCCACTATAGGGAAAACCCCATTATTCCCGCAAACACCGGGGATTGTTGCTGTGGCTTCAGACAATTCTATTATATCAAATGTTCCAGATAACCTCACTATTCTGGATATGAATGATACAATGGCCATTGCAGCATATATTCGCACGCATGCTTATGCGTTCAAATTATCAAACTAA
- a CDS encoding molybdopterin molybdotransferase MoeA — protein MVGSLLASAVSDPKCAVPDMVAYDEAQAILAAYMQNIPLLTTEFVSISQASGRVLAEDIRAVMPRPEADISAMDGYAFRCADMEKAGSVGLPLAGQIAAGDASPSLEKGVACSILTGARIPAGADCVVAQERTSITDGHVHLLEQNVRNGLNIRRSGEEFCKGDMLLEHGLKLDWRHLSILAHQGKEQVSVYKHPKVCVVANGAEFGATATDCRTELNTQLLAAMLQSEGVRVTRYVCGSDSMEALHKLLHQCAQEADILITTGGISVGQTDHVLHVLCQMGAKCLFRRVKMRPGKPMTVMQLGQKMVFCLPGNPGAAAICAQLFIIPFLRGFAGEKQEKKTSMPIEGQSSFAYVAAADTTSFLPVYSTENKGKNLITLVRSVGASDILCLTQATGLVRVSAGTSLQVGDMCQMIPFTA, from the coding sequence ATGGTTGGTTCTTTATTAGCCTCAGCTGTTTCAGACCCAAAATGCGCGGTACCAGATATGGTGGCGTATGATGAAGCACAGGCGATTCTTGCTGCCTATATGCAAAATATACCGTTACTGACAACGGAATTTGTATCTATCTCGCAGGCATCTGGGCGTGTTCTTGCTGAGGATATAAGGGCTGTGATGCCGCGTCCAGAAGCTGATATTTCAGCAATGGATGGATATGCATTCCGTTGTGCAGATATGGAAAAAGCAGGTAGCGTTGGCTTGCCTCTTGCCGGACAGATAGCCGCAGGTGATGCCTCGCCCTCCTTGGAGAAGGGCGTTGCGTGCAGCATTCTTACTGGTGCGCGTATTCCTGCAGGGGCAGATTGTGTTGTGGCTCAGGAGCGCACATCTATAACGGATGGACATGTACATTTGCTGGAACAGAACGTCAGAAATGGCTTGAATATTCGGCGAAGTGGGGAGGAGTTCTGTAAAGGCGACATGTTGCTTGAGCATGGCCTGAAGCTGGATTGGCGGCACCTATCTATATTGGCGCACCAAGGTAAAGAGCAGGTATCTGTTTATAAACACCCGAAGGTGTGTGTTGTGGCCAACGGAGCAGAGTTTGGTGCAACAGCAACAGATTGTCGAACGGAACTGAATACGCAGCTATTAGCGGCAATGCTGCAAAGCGAGGGCGTACGCGTCACACGTTATGTGTGTGGGTCTGACAGTATGGAGGCTTTACACAAGCTCCTTCATCAATGTGCGCAGGAAGCTGATATTCTCATCACCACAGGCGGTATTTCTGTTGGGCAGACCGATCATGTTCTGCATGTTCTCTGCCAGATGGGTGCTAAATGCCTATTTCGACGCGTAAAAATGCGTCCCGGCAAGCCCATGACAGTCATGCAACTGGGCCAGAAAATGGTATTCTGTTTGCCAGGAAATCCAGGAGCAGCAGCTATATGTGCACAACTGTTTATTATACCATTTTTGCGTGGTTTTGCTGGTGAAAAGCAGGAGAAAAAAACAAGTATGCCAATAGAAGGGCAAAGCAGTTTTGCCTATGTTGCGGCAGCAGATACAACCAGTTTTTTGCCAGTATATTCTACAGAAAATAAGGGGAAGAACCTTATTACTCTTGTGCGGTCAGTTGGGGCTTCTGATATTCTTTGCCTCACGCAGGCCACCGGTCTTGTAAGGGTTTCTGCTGGTACATCCTTACAGGTTGGAGATATGTGCCAGATGATACCTTTTACAGCTTAG
- the tnpB gene encoding IS66 family insertion sequence element accessory protein TnpB (TnpB, as the term is used for proteins encoded by IS66 family insertion elements, is considered an accessory protein, since TnpC, encoded by a neighboring gene, is a DDE family transposase.) → MIGVGNGVRVYLACGVTDMRKGISGLAALAQDVLRQNPTSGALFAFRGRRGDRIKLLMWDGQGFCLYYKVLEKGRFPWPSPADGVARLTAAQMAMLWEGMEWRRPSWSAPPSRVA, encoded by the coding sequence ATGATTGGCGTGGGCAACGGTGTGCGCGTCTATCTGGCCTGCGGGGTTACGGATATGCGCAAGGGGATATCGGGTCTGGCTGCACTGGCACAGGACGTGCTGCGTCAGAACCCGACATCGGGAGCGCTCTTTGCCTTTCGTGGTCGCCGTGGGGACAGGATCAAGCTTCTGATGTGGGACGGTCAGGGGTTCTGTCTTTATTACAAGGTGCTTGAGAAGGGACGTTTTCCATGGCCCTCGCCGGCAGATGGCGTTGCACGCCTGACAGCCGCACAGATGGCCATGCTGTGGGAAGGCATGGAGTGGAGACGACCTTCCTGGTCTGCGCCACCGTCTCGCGTGGCCTGA